In one Lolium rigidum isolate FL_2022 chromosome 3, APGP_CSIRO_Lrig_0.1, whole genome shotgun sequence genomic region, the following are encoded:
- the LOC124702913 gene encoding protein CONSERVED IN THE GREEN LINEAGE AND DIATOMS 27, chloroplastic-like: MLLRLKIVTVQPVALLPGHDHGATAPRRRLAGALPRVGGLSPLAMTSRVRSLTVAMALKEEEPESSRSRFAGGAASWDPGMEIGVPYEQRPVNEYSALKESSLYSWAELSPGSFFLRLGSLCLVTFTVLAAPISAASFSPAKDPLKFVLAAGIGTLLLVSLVVLRIYLGWSYVGDRLLSAVVPYEETGWYDGQMWVKPPEVLARDRLLGSYKVKPVINLLKQTLVGTGALLVGAVSLFAFAAPVQDYVHSFNASPTAASSKSKPSMRREELLRLPAEVRQDDDLAAAAAEAADGRPVYCRDRYYRALAGGQYCTSDDLLN, translated from the exons ATGTTGCTCCGGCTTAAGATTGTTACCGTCCAGCCGGTGGCGCTGCTTCCGGGGCACGACCATGGCGCCACCGCACCTcggcggcggctcgccggagCTCTTCCGCGAGTCGGCGGCCTGTCGCCGTTGGCGATGACGAGCAGGGTGAGGAGCCTCACGGTGGCGATGgcgctgaaggaggaggagccggagaGCAGCCGCAGCCGCTTCGCGGGCGGAGCTGCGAGCTGGGACCCCGGGATGGAGATCGGAGTCCCCTACGAGCAAAGGCCG GTTAACGAGTACTCCGCTCTCAAAGAAAGCAGCCTCTACTCGTGGGCAGAGCTGAGTCCAGGCTCCTTCTTCCTGCGCCTAGGCAGCCTGTGCTTGGTCACATTTACAGTTCTGGCAGCACCAATCTCAGCCGCAAGTTTCAGTCCTGCAAAG GATCCTCTCAAGTTTGTGTTAGCTGCTGGGATAGGGACTCTGCTCCTGGTGTCTCTGGTGGTTCTCAGGATCTATTTG GGATGGAGTTACGTTGGAGACAGGCTGCTGTCGGCAGTTGTGCCATATGAAGAAACCGGATGGTACGACGGCCAGATGTGGGTCAAGCCACCCGAG GTGCTGGCTCGCGACAGGCTCTTGGGATCTTACAAG GTTAAGCCGGTGATCAACCTGCTGAAGCAGACACTGGTGGGCACTGGCGCGCTGCTCGTCGGGGCGGTGTCCCTATTTGCcttcgccgcccccgtccaggactACGTCCACTCCTTCAACGCATCCCCAACTGCTGCGTCCTCCAAGTCCAAGCCGAGCATGAG GAGAGAGGAGCTGCTGAGGCTGCCTGCGGAGGTGAGGCAAGATGATGACCTCGCCGCGGCTGCTGCGGAGGCTGCCGACGGACGGCCGGTTTACTGCAGGGACCGCTACTACAGGGCGCTCGCAGGCGGGCAGTACTGCACCTCAGACGATCTGCTCAACTGA